One stretch of Cohnella algarum DNA includes these proteins:
- a CDS encoding S-layer homology domain-containing protein: MKKSLSLLLAIALVFGMFASMASAADSNLTTAQKYQQLKDNGVLKGTTTGSDMLNDNLTRAQFATIVIAVLGLSEDTSAPSPFTDVVSGQWWYGAIKAADNAGLVNGVGNGKFGPKQTVTLQEVYKVAATALGLEPVTDAKVDGAAAWAAPYIQALIDAGVTLPSTSYASNATRGQTIEVAFDLYQAGQVQPLSDVKAVVNSDDTITVTGKVDGNVDGVKVAVGSAAEAAATLNADKTFTYTSTKQSAGTYTVKVTAYAGTTAVKSEEVSVAIDGFAVESVTVLNGKQIAVKFNKAVQEGVSVGGHNYGVGAAATATSYFLIGGSGEPLRTSISDDKTTVTLTFADFTLNTYAQFSVSGSLKSASGKSLTAYKEAVYLSDTTAPTVSKVEYKAKKAVLTFSEPLTDVGTVSINGATISSSVSSSVYFSIGRDAENDITSIEVHNLDTDKNYSFYLIGGKDIAGNRFDYSTTLNVPGDSVAPTVTSVTVDGSTIKVKYSEEIGTAGAVYNTTYGGNVTGAIDSSDKTLVSYNVSGWLGGNSFLTVSVKISGYKDLVGNTGSDTTQTLTISKDTTAPTIESVFSDGNLIVLKFSESVANKPASLTYKYTSNSNVVTTNQTASLAGGTGGYDADNDGTVESGEANYVAYSVSSLPAGKYDISIPNGASFFADAAGNKTSATTVTLTVSGNTTSGIVTATIYTNGGTAGHNDATLANNQIKFVFSHSLTTAALDVSKFQINGVALPSGTNLYFLGNTKTVIAELPAGATPVSGDRLISVTNIVDENGNTLNTDNESNYKQVVFLNENVAPVAQSVAVISDRAIQVTFSEVLNTTVTASGVEVYINGTKYTGTTLSPSISGSALTLTAGTGNVFNNSQTIVVKFTGSNVADLKGNKVADSEISK, from the coding sequence ATGAAGAAAAGTTTGTCTCTTCTTCTGGCCATCGCCCTGGTATTCGGTATGTTCGCATCCATGGCGTCTGCGGCCGACAGTAATCTGACAACTGCTCAGAAGTACCAGCAGTTGAAAGACAATGGAGTTTTGAAAGGCACGACCACGGGCAGCGACATGCTGAACGACAACCTGACTCGCGCGCAATTCGCGACGATCGTCATTGCCGTTCTGGGTCTGTCCGAAGACACTTCCGCTCCTTCCCCGTTCACTGACGTCGTCAGCGGACAATGGTGGTACGGCGCAATCAAAGCCGCTGACAACGCTGGTCTCGTTAACGGCGTAGGCAACGGCAAGTTCGGTCCGAAACAAACGGTTACGCTGCAAGAAGTTTACAAAGTCGCAGCTACCGCGCTCGGCCTGGAGCCGGTAACGGACGCTAAAGTTGACGGCGCAGCTGCTTGGGCCGCTCCTTACATCCAAGCGCTGATCGACGCTGGCGTAACGCTTCCGTCGACGAGCTACGCTTCCAACGCAACCCGCGGTCAAACGATCGAAGTTGCATTCGACCTGTACCAAGCGGGTCAAGTTCAACCTCTGTCTGACGTTAAAGCAGTTGTAAATTCCGACGACACGATTACCGTTACCGGTAAAGTCGACGGCAACGTTGACGGCGTGAAAGTCGCTGTAGGCTCCGCTGCCGAAGCTGCTGCTACGCTGAACGCCGACAAGACGTTCACGTACACGTCCACGAAGCAATCCGCTGGTACTTATACGGTTAAAGTAACGGCTTATGCCGGTACGACGGCTGTCAAGTCCGAAGAAGTTTCCGTTGCGATCGACGGCTTCGCTGTTGAATCCGTTACGGTTCTGAACGGCAAGCAAATCGCTGTTAAGTTCAACAAAGCCGTACAAGAAGGCGTTTCGGTTGGCGGCCATAACTATGGCGTAGGTGCCGCTGCAACTGCTACTTCTTACTTCCTGATCGGCGGAAGCGGCGAGCCGCTGAGAACTTCCATCAGCGACGACAAAACGACGGTTACGCTGACGTTTGCTGACTTCACGCTGAACACTTACGCTCAATTCTCGGTAAGCGGCAGCCTGAAATCCGCTTCGGGCAAGTCTCTGACGGCTTACAAGGAAGCTGTTTACCTGTCCGACACGACGGCTCCGACGGTTTCCAAAGTCGAGTACAAAGCTAAAAAAGCAGTCCTGACGTTCAGCGAACCGCTTACGGACGTTGGTACGGTTTCCATCAACGGCGCAACGATTTCGAGCTCGGTTTCCAGCTCTGTCTACTTCTCCATTGGCAGAGACGCTGAGAACGACATCACTTCGATCGAAGTGCACAACCTTGACACCGACAAGAACTACAGCTTCTACCTGATCGGCGGTAAAGACATCGCTGGCAACCGTTTCGACTACAGCACGACGCTGAATGTTCCTGGCGACTCCGTTGCTCCGACGGTTACTTCGGTAACGGTTGACGGTTCTACGATCAAAGTGAAATACAGCGAAGAAATCGGTACGGCTGGTGCAGTTTACAATACCACTTATGGCGGTAATGTTACGGGTGCGATTGATTCCAGCGACAAGACGCTTGTATCGTACAACGTTAGCGGCTGGCTGGGCGGCAACAGCTTCCTGACTGTTTCCGTGAAAATCAGCGGCTACAAGGATCTTGTAGGAAATACGGGTTCCGACACGACGCAAACGCTGACGATTTCCAAGGATACGACGGCTCCGACGATTGAGTCTGTCTTCTCCGACGGCAACCTGATCGTCCTGAAATTCAGCGAAAGCGTGGCTAACAAGCCTGCGTCCCTGACTTATAAGTATACGTCCAACAGCAACGTTGTTACTACTAACCAAACGGCTTCCCTTGCCGGCGGCACGGGCGGTTACGATGCTGACAACGACGGTACGGTAGAAAGCGGCGAAGCAAACTATGTCGCATACTCTGTATCCTCGCTGCCGGCTGGTAAATACGACATTTCGATTCCGAACGGCGCATCCTTCTTTGCTGATGCTGCCGGCAACAAAACTTCGGCTACGACGGTTACGCTGACGGTTTCCGGCAACACGACGAGCGGTATCGTTACGGCTACTATTTACACGAATGGCGGTACGGCTGGACATAACGACGCAACGCTGGCTAATAACCAGATCAAGTTCGTATTCAGCCACAGCTTGACGACTGCAGCGCTTGATGTTAGCAAGTTCCAAATTAACGGTGTTGCATTGCCGAGCGGTACGAACCTTTACTTCTTGGGCAATACCAAAACCGTAATCGCTGAACTGCCTGCTGGCGCAACGCCGGTAAGCGGCGATCGTCTGATCAGCGTTACGAACATCGTTGACGAAAACGGCAATACGCTGAACACGGACAACGAATCCAACTACAAACAAGTTGTATTCCTGAACGAAAACGTTGCTCCGGTTGCTCAATCGGTTGCGGTTATCAGCGACAGAGCTATCCAAGTAACGTTCAGCGAAGTTCTGAACACCACGGTTACGGCTTCGGGTGTTGAAGTTTACATTAACGGCACGAAGTACACGGGTACGACGTTGTCTCCGTCCATCAGCGGTTCCGCATTGACGCTGACGGCTGGCACCGGAAATGTATTCAACAACTCGCAAACGATCGTCGTGAAGTTCACGGGCTCCAATGTTGCTGACCTGAAAGGCAACAAAGTTGCCGACAGCGAAATCAGCAAGTAA
- a CDS encoding S-layer homology domain-containing protein: MQRSKRALVWLTIAALVVTLMPFGFAQKASAASTYFIPDIASLNNTAQRVTDSALATADNPLISRENVYSTTTGTLTITGTFSYVTSTSMSVKVEMLTAKTDTTVSPARTYYATDSAHSVTSTVTADASASNRFTASNLPLFAGFNKITFTGMQGNVERSDTFYVLYDSVPYVESIKVMGSSAGTIVLNEGTQVVVDRKNVSIQGSVKNATSVSYTLNGGSSIVASLVANGTFYTPTLDLVPGENTISFKVSNGADSINVTRMIYFFDPNQPFSKVGLKQDVTGAAEYSLLNNNSPALTDSTQNTTLSLQMIVPYNATPFPGNATYNINNAGATTIATATETEIPGVDGVTSAYKLVTFELPHTITTDANQTLRLVIGYNGASYTFEGKFRYLPGNTVIKEMFYLPDYNPSTNTVNTASKVPLNGSQVAGASFYILVRSETDPGANALQGVYLPLGTSPLTLNPVADSTAAATERVYEVTGFASGIQQVKFNYNGSTAAYNATITYASKSYIYVENLYDGQTYTFNSRDSDNELNIKGQYIGFDNLASAQYFVNGKEMTNDNNAGGDNTNLNVSASNLSFNLEIDIKNEGPLVYGQNTILFTGVTLDASGYRQEVTKQLKIYIIDENVSTISDFHPTSGDDRAAFPSVNPSDFTDEVLTRIFALSNEFVYSNEQYMTSRTSYDLVLRGSGASKLNLNFGSTATFLSLNLDTLPTQVTSQITSPIDGATLTYDYANNGNEFIIRLRDLSFADPGTHTYNLELINSTGARTTQRVQITREASSFRVLAPQPTVGNQIVVNKNFVHFDIEADGATQVLVDGNEATRRTDFEDRFVYDFIGLKENKNNAISVEIVRDGTTITETVNVFYTGTVQIDAQYLAPLSTKHTVFNKELSLTFPKGTVMKSAAQDASGVTKYYTDAKLLFGIADPADGVVERRNDYGNIINRDPNGGSQNGNTTVKIEDYLKFRFLSTANTSNFTLVSDIYWINGGLGEDATNPATQGLPPYSIPMSGNEQINFPEDFQGTRKIVPSNRGELTLTYDSNVVDDAGSTITVFAYTNDGEWRNIGGEVDTKNNTITVPFDDFGYYKVMKLNRGFSDITNHSWARNVLNALYAKGIMTNLRVSEFGSDDLTTRGEFATLLVKGLNIPLNYDDNQSFFDVVPTAASGVWDYASIETAARAGIVNGVSEGYFDPDGNLTREQAAVMIARALELKLAANDSKLEASLAKSFLDSSNIQYYARPAVSAVNAAKIMSGSPVTVPGATKASYNFNPKLPMTRAEAGKIAVALLQRSTSMFPKNLS, translated from the coding sequence ATGCAACGCAGCAAGCGGGCATTGGTATGGCTGACGATCGCCGCTCTCGTGGTTACGCTGATGCCGTTCGGATTCGCCCAGAAGGCAAGCGCGGCGTCCACGTACTTTATTCCGGATATCGCTTCTCTCAATAACACGGCCCAACGGGTTACGGATTCGGCGCTGGCGACAGCCGACAATCCGCTCATTTCGCGGGAAAACGTGTATTCGACGACGACGGGCACGTTGACGATTACCGGTACTTTTTCATACGTAACCTCGACGAGCATGTCCGTCAAGGTCGAAATGCTGACGGCCAAAACCGACACGACCGTTTCGCCCGCCCGGACGTATTACGCGACGGATTCGGCGCATTCCGTGACGAGCACCGTAACGGCGGATGCGAGCGCGTCCAACCGGTTTACGGCGAGCAATCTACCGCTTTTCGCCGGCTTCAACAAGATCACGTTTACCGGCATGCAGGGCAACGTCGAACGTTCCGATACGTTCTACGTGCTCTATGACAGCGTCCCTTACGTGGAAAGCATTAAAGTAATGGGCAGCTCCGCGGGCACGATCGTGCTGAACGAAGGCACGCAGGTCGTCGTGGACCGCAAGAACGTATCCATTCAAGGATCCGTCAAAAATGCGACCAGCGTGTCCTACACGCTGAACGGCGGGTCTTCTATCGTCGCGTCTCTCGTGGCCAACGGCACGTTCTATACGCCGACGCTCGATCTCGTCCCGGGCGAAAATACGATCTCGTTCAAAGTTTCGAACGGAGCCGACTCCATTAACGTTACGCGGATGATCTACTTTTTCGACCCCAACCAGCCGTTCTCGAAGGTAGGCTTGAAACAGGATGTAACCGGGGCTGCCGAATATTCGCTGTTGAACAACAATTCTCCGGCGTTGACGGACAGCACGCAGAATACGACGCTGTCGCTCCAAATGATCGTGCCTTACAACGCGACGCCGTTCCCGGGCAATGCCACTTACAACATCAATAACGCGGGAGCGACGACGATCGCGACGGCCACCGAGACCGAAATTCCCGGGGTGGACGGCGTGACTTCGGCGTACAAGCTGGTTACGTTCGAACTGCCTCATACGATAACGACGGATGCCAACCAGACGCTTCGCCTGGTCATCGGGTATAACGGCGCTTCTTATACGTTCGAAGGCAAGTTCCGCTATTTGCCGGGCAATACCGTTATTAAAGAGATGTTCTATCTGCCGGATTACAATCCGTCGACCAACACTGTCAACACGGCGAGCAAAGTTCCGCTGAACGGATCTCAAGTGGCGGGCGCGAGCTTTTACATTCTCGTTCGCTCGGAAACGGACCCGGGCGCGAACGCTCTGCAAGGCGTCTATCTGCCGCTTGGCACCAGCCCGTTGACCTTGAATCCCGTCGCGGATTCCACCGCGGCCGCCACGGAAAGGGTTTATGAAGTGACCGGCTTCGCCAGCGGCATCCAGCAGGTCAAATTCAATTACAACGGCTCGACCGCGGCTTACAACGCGACGATCACTTACGCTTCGAAGAGCTATATATATGTAGAAAATCTTTACGACGGCCAGACCTATACGTTCAACTCCCGGGATTCGGACAACGAGCTGAACATCAAGGGGCAGTATATCGGCTTCGATAACCTCGCAAGCGCGCAGTATTTCGTCAACGGCAAAGAAATGACGAACGACAATAACGCCGGCGGGGACAACACGAACCTGAACGTCAGCGCGTCCAATCTCAGCTTCAACCTGGAGATCGACATCAAGAACGAAGGCCCGCTCGTCTACGGCCAAAACACCATCCTGTTCACCGGCGTTACGCTCGACGCTTCCGGCTACAGACAGGAAGTAACGAAGCAGCTGAAAATTTACATCATCGACGAGAACGTCTCGACGATTTCGGATTTCCATCCGACGTCCGGCGATGACCGCGCAGCGTTCCCGTCCGTAAATCCTTCGGACTTTACCGACGAAGTTTTGACGAGAATTTTCGCTTTGTCGAACGAATTCGTTTATTCGAACGAGCAGTACATGACGAGCAGAACGTCGTACGACCTCGTGCTTCGGGGGAGCGGCGCATCGAAGCTGAACTTGAACTTCGGCAGCACGGCGACGTTCCTCAGCCTGAATCTGGATACGCTGCCGACCCAAGTGACATCGCAGATTACGAGTCCGATCGACGGCGCGACGCTTACTTATGATTACGCCAACAACGGCAACGAATTTATTATTCGGCTCCGCGACCTGTCGTTTGCCGATCCCGGCACGCATACGTATAACCTGGAATTGATCAATTCCACGGGCGCGCGGACGACGCAACGGGTTCAGATCACCCGCGAAGCTTCTTCCTTCCGGGTTCTGGCTCCGCAGCCGACCGTAGGCAACCAAATCGTCGTCAACAAAAACTTCGTCCACTTCGATATCGAGGCGGACGGCGCGACGCAAGTGCTGGTCGACGGCAACGAAGCGACCCGGCGGACGGATTTCGAAGACCGGTTCGTTTACGATTTTATCGGCCTGAAAGAGAACAAAAACAACGCAATCAGCGTTGAAATCGTCAGGGATGGCACGACGATTACAGAAACCGTCAACGTCTTTTATACGGGAACGGTACAGATCGACGCCCAATACCTGGCGCCGCTGTCGACGAAGCATACCGTCTTTAACAAAGAGCTCTCGCTGACGTTCCCGAAAGGAACGGTCATGAAGTCGGCCGCCCAGGATGCCAGCGGCGTGACGAAGTACTACACGGATGCGAAGCTGCTGTTCGGGATCGCCGATCCCGCCGACGGCGTCGTCGAGCGTCGCAACGATTACGGCAACATCATCAACCGGGATCCGAACGGAGGGTCGCAAAACGGCAACACCACCGTCAAGATCGAGGACTACCTGAAATTCCGGTTCCTGAGCACGGCGAACACGAGCAACTTTACGCTGGTGTCCGACATTTACTGGATCAACGGCGGTCTCGGCGAGGATGCGACGAATCCGGCAACGCAAGGGCTGCCTCCGTATTCGATTCCGATGTCCGGCAACGAGCAAATCAACTTCCCGGAAGACTTCCAGGGAACCCGCAAAATCGTTCCGTCCAACCGCGGGGAGCTGACGTTGACCTACGATTCGAACGTCGTCGACGACGCCGGATCGACGATCACCGTTTTCGCCTATACGAACGACGGCGAATGGAGAAATATCGGCGGGGAAGTCGACACGAAAAACAACACGATCACCGTACCGTTCGACGACTTCGGGTATTACAAAGTCATGAAGCTGAACAGAGGCTTCAGCGACATTACGAATCACTCGTGGGCTCGCAACGTATTGAACGCCCTGTACGCGAAGGGGATCATGACCAATCTGCGGGTCAGCGAATTCGGGTCCGACGACTTGACGACGCGCGGCGAGTTTGCGACGCTCCTTGTCAAAGGACTCAATATTCCGCTGAATTACGACGACAACCAATCGTTCTTCGACGTCGTTCCGACCGCGGCTTCCGGCGTATGGGATTACGCCAGCATCGAGACGGCCGCAAGGGCGGGCATCGTCAACGGGGTGTCGGAAGGCTATTTCGATCCGGACGGGAATCTGACCCGCGAGCAAGCCGCGGTCATGATCGCCAGGGCGCTCGAGCTGAAACTCGCCGCGAACGACAGCAAGCTGGAAGCGTCGCTGGCCAAGTCGTTCCTGGATTCGTCGAACATTCAATATTATGCAAGACCGGCCGTAAGCGCGGTGAACGCCGCGAAGATTATGAGCGGTTCTCCGGTCACCGTCCCGGGAGCGACGAAGGCGTCCTACAACTTCAATCCGAAGCTGCCGATGACCCGGGCCGAAGCCGGCAAGATCGCCGTGGCTCTATTGCAAAGAAGCACCAGCATGTTCCCGAAAAACCTGAGCTAG
- a CDS encoding MraY family glycosyltransferase, producing the protein MPTGWIAGIGIAGFALALALSLALTPLVRKLAFKVGAMDVPDQRKVHTRVMPRLGGVAIYAAFTASMLLFLPFLPEHFLNAYDLNLIMALLSGGTLIVLLGALDDRFTLSAKLKLLVQIAAACVVVFGFDIQINLVNIPFGSAMQPVAEWLSIPLTILWIVGVTNAINLIDGLDGLAAGVSAIAIGTILVMSALMGQEAVILLAVTLLGAVIGFLKYNFHPAKIFMGDSGSLFLGFALAMLSMLGFKQITVVSFVTPLLIIGVPLSDTFFAIVRRWKSKKPIFAPDKGHLHHCLQQLGFSHRKTVLIIYGIAAFFGACAIVQSLISKSGLGNWVTFIVICVLLFLLQIGAELIGIVDKTRRPVIGFLNRMFLKQQTDSRSK; encoded by the coding sequence ATGCCGACAGGCTGGATAGCGGGAATCGGAATCGCCGGTTTTGCCCTGGCGCTGGCCCTATCGCTCGCGCTGACGCCGCTTGTAAGGAAACTGGCTTTTAAAGTGGGCGCCATGGACGTGCCCGACCAACGCAAGGTGCATACGAGAGTGATGCCTCGGCTGGGCGGAGTGGCTATCTATGCCGCCTTTACGGCAAGCATGCTTCTGTTCCTTCCTTTTTTGCCGGAACATTTTCTGAACGCCTATGACCTCAACCTGATTATGGCGCTGCTTTCGGGAGGCACGCTGATCGTGCTGCTCGGCGCGCTGGACGACCGGTTCACGTTGTCCGCGAAGCTGAAGCTGCTCGTTCAGATCGCCGCCGCCTGCGTCGTCGTATTCGGCTTCGATATTCAGATCAATCTCGTCAACATTCCGTTCGGCTCGGCGATGCAGCCGGTCGCCGAATGGCTCAGCATTCCGCTTACGATTTTGTGGATCGTCGGCGTCACAAACGCCATCAACCTGATCGACGGCCTGGACGGACTGGCGGCCGGCGTATCGGCGATCGCGATCGGCACGATTCTCGTCATGTCCGCGCTCATGGGCCAGGAGGCGGTCATCCTGCTCGCGGTCACGCTGCTCGGGGCCGTCATCGGATTTTTGAAATACAACTTCCACCCGGCGAAAATTTTCATGGGCGACTCCGGATCGCTGTTTCTCGGCTTCGCTTTGGCGATGCTGTCCATGCTCGGGTTCAAGCAAATTACGGTCGTTTCGTTCGTAACGCCGCTGCTCATTATCGGCGTGCCGCTGTCGGATACGTTCTTTGCGATCGTACGCCGCTGGAAGTCGAAAAAGCCGATTTTCGCTCCCGACAAGGGCCACCTTCATCACTGCCTGCAGCAGCTCGGTTTCAGCCATCGCAAGACGGTTTTGATCATCTACGGAATCGCCGCCTTTTTCGGAGCTTGCGCCATCGTTCAATCCCTTATTTCCAAATCCGGCCTCGGCAACTGGGTGACCTTCATCGTCATTTGCGTACTCCTGTTCTTGCTGCAAATCGGCGCCGAGCTGATCGGCATCGTCGACAAGACGCGCCGTCCGGTGATCGGCTTCCTCAACCGGATGTTTCTGAAGCAGCAAACCGATTCGCGTTCCAAATAA
- a CDS encoding WecB/TagA/CpsF family glycosyltransferase, which yields MANASNSRAFPTVSIYGVPFSKMDMQSTVRYLTEQIEAKRPNRVVTGNPVMLMAALDDPAYRRVLATADLVVPDGSGIVWTARRLKEPVQERVAGFDLLHELLREGDVRRWGVYLLGSTQEVLEAAEANLAKQFPGVRFVGRRNGYFKDEEDEAVIADIRQANPDLLFVARSAANQEPWIAKHKEALNVPVMMGIGGSLDVISGKLKRAPAGFRKLGIEWLYRLIQEPWRFKRMLVLPQFALKVIKDGDKVLKMR from the coding sequence TTGGCGAACGCTAGCAACTCCCGCGCCTTTCCAACCGTCTCTATATACGGCGTTCCTTTTTCCAAGATGGACATGCAGTCGACCGTTCGTTACCTGACCGAGCAGATCGAGGCGAAGCGGCCGAACCGCGTCGTGACGGGCAATCCGGTCATGCTGATGGCCGCGCTCGACGATCCGGCCTATCGCCGGGTGCTGGCGACCGCCGATCTGGTCGTGCCCGACGGCTCGGGCATCGTCTGGACGGCCCGCCGCCTGAAAGAGCCGGTGCAGGAGCGGGTCGCGGGCTTCGACCTGCTGCACGAGCTGCTTCGCGAGGGAGACGTGCGGCGCTGGGGCGTGTATTTGCTCGGTTCGACGCAGGAAGTTCTGGAAGCCGCGGAGGCGAACCTGGCGAAGCAGTTTCCGGGCGTGCGTTTCGTCGGGCGGAGAAACGGTTATTTCAAGGATGAAGAGGACGAAGCGGTCATCGCGGACATTCGCCAAGCGAATCCGGACCTGCTGTTCGTCGCCCGGTCCGCCGCGAACCAGGAGCCGTGGATCGCGAAGCACAAGGAGGCGTTGAACGTGCCCGTCATGATGGGAATCGGCGGCAGCCTCGACGTCATCTCGGGAAAACTCAAACGAGCCCCCGCCGGATTCCGCAAGCTCGGCATCGAATGGCTGTACCGGCTCATTCAGGAACCTTGGCGGTTCAAGAGAATGCTCGTGCTCCCTCAATTCGCGCTTAAGGTGATCAAAGACGGAGATAAAGTCCTGAAAATGCGATGA
- the csaB gene encoding polysaccharide pyruvyl transferase CsaB — MKEKAKNVVRLALSGYYGFRNSGDEAVLQSILTALEDAAADKGLKFEPIVFSGDPAWTEKQYGVRAVNRMKLGDMRRALRASDGLISGGGSLLQDATGLGSIPYYIGVLELARWCGKPTFVYAQGIGPVNRAIFRPIIARAFRKAAYVSVRDAESAELLRKFGVGRIDVVADPVMGLTLPEAAASPARAGGGDAAAAGREAHGTPPVVGVSVRFWRGDRSDLDRAAAALAALAGRRSVRLRLLPFHRGSDEEASRYVMERLGRFGAGAELAPAHDSPRDMLREVGNCDLLFGMRLHSLIYAANREVPLIGLSYDPKIDQFLARLGQRAVGSTESLDPESFASRAEELLDMPGQWRREAQGALDRLREEALRPAARILQILQERNGR; from the coding sequence ATGAAGGAAAAAGCAAAAAACGTCGTCCGCCTGGCGCTGTCCGGCTACTACGGCTTTCGGAACAGCGGTGACGAGGCCGTGCTGCAGAGCATCTTGACGGCATTGGAAGACGCGGCGGCGGATAAGGGCCTCAAGTTCGAGCCGATCGTCTTTTCCGGAGATCCGGCCTGGACGGAGAAGCAGTACGGCGTCCGCGCCGTGAACCGGATGAAGCTCGGCGACATGCGAAGGGCGCTGCGCGCGAGCGACGGGCTGATCAGCGGCGGGGGCAGCCTGCTCCAGGATGCGACGGGGCTCGGGTCCATCCCGTATTATATCGGCGTGCTCGAGCTCGCCCGCTGGTGCGGGAAGCCGACGTTCGTTTACGCGCAGGGCATCGGTCCGGTGAATCGGGCGATCTTCCGCCCGATCATCGCCCGCGCGTTCCGCAAAGCCGCGTACGTGTCCGTGCGCGACGCGGAATCGGCCGAACTGCTGCGCAAGTTCGGCGTCGGCCGGATCGACGTCGTCGCCGATCCGGTCATGGGCTTGACGCTGCCGGAGGCGGCAGCGTCCCCGGCGCGCGCGGGCGGCGGCGATGCCGCGGCCGCCGGGCGCGAGGCGCACGGCACGCCCCCGGTCGTGGGCGTGTCGGTGCGCTTCTGGCGCGGCGACCGGTCGGATCTCGACCGGGCGGCCGCTGCGCTGGCGGCGCTGGCCGGACGGCGAAGCGTCCGGCTGCGCCTGCTGCCGTTCCATCGCGGTTCCGACGAGGAGGCCTCGCGGTACGTGATGGAACGGCTCGGGCGCTTCGGGGCCGGCGCGGAGCTGGCCCCGGCGCACGACTCCCCGCGCGACATGCTGCGCGAGGTGGGCAATTGCGATTTGCTGTTCGGGATGCGGCTGCATTCGCTCATCTACGCGGCCAATCGCGAAGTGCCGCTGATCGGTCTGTCCTACGATCCGAAGATCGACCAGTTTCTGGCCCGCCTCGGCCAGCGGGCGGTCGGCTCGACCGAATCGCTCGATCCGGAAAGCTTCGCGAGCCGCGCGGAGGAGCTGCTGGACATGCCCGGCCAGTGGCGGCGCGAAGCGCAAGGGGCGCTGGACCGGCTCAGGGAGGAAGCGCTGCGGCCGGCCGCGCGGATCCTTCAAATTTTGCAAGAACGAAACGGAAGGTGA